aaaaaaagtatcaatcacttttgaaaatattcaaataaaacatgcacatgtgaaagatgacaatcaatcatttttaatattttcaaaattcaactctttaatcaaggtatgcacatgtgaaagatgacaaacaatcatctttcaaaattttcaaatttaattttcaaaatattcatgcacatgtggaaaatgtattttaatgctttatgataaaatattaattctgaacctttatcttaatttcaaatttttaagagatttacaacattactctatcactttaatgtgaacgtgttcccttcttgctcatacttgtttccttgatgtgcttgactctattgtgtagacaacttaagcttgagactcctttattctttgaatttatttgttattatcaaaatctatgtgtaaatatataattacacaaaacttgaaatcttgggttcaacatattGTACTGGTCAGTCTTGGTCCCAAAAATTATGGATCGAAGAAATTCGGTATGATTCGGAGGTCTATAAATTTTGGACCaagcccatatatatatatatatatatatatatatatatatatatattttaaaattatttttaataatttaatatcttatttttatatagtaattatataatttaatgatatgattttcatctaatttattatcattgaccatataaattatgaaataataaatgctatcaattaataataaatcataaatcatgtgataatttatttatttatatgtaaatattaaatagttaatacatcatacatactctactatttacaattaattaaagtaattaggtaatcttttttaaatacctaagtTACAAGCAAACATGAATAATCTATGTACgatgaaattatttgatattcattaactatatataaaatgtataacaTTATTAAGGATTATACATACTAAAAACTAAAGTCTAAATTAGTAAGTAGTAACTatcaatatcataaatataattatagttaaatatttttttaatgagttagttacataatccacattaataattcacttagttttaatttatagtaatttaaatacttttttaatttatttgcaaaaaaagatgaaaaaaataagaaaataattagacCGGACCGAATGGATCTACTGCACCAAACTAATAGCTACCGGTCTGATCTGATCCCTATGTGTGGTCGGTCCAATCCGAGAAGATGATGGATCGAAATTTTCGATCCATCAAAACCACCCACCGAGACTTGACCGGACCAAACCGATCCGATTTATACCCTAAGTCTAAATCTATAATCCTATACAAATATAATGATATCAAAATAAATGATCAGAACATGATAAAATGAGGATCAAAAGTTTTCAATGAGCAGTTTATGCTATTAACACCATGTTAGCTGGTTGAGTGCTTTATGGAGCTATACAGCTTGTGTAAGGTTTTTGGCTTTTACAGATGTGATTTAGAAAGGTTTTTGATAGCTTAGCAAGTTCTATATCTAGACTTCGAGAAGGATGAGAAAAATGTTGAAATGGTGGGGTTATGATGCTGGTTGAGTGAGGAACAGGGAATGTGCAGAAAGTATGGCTGGATAGCTAGTTCTGTGGGGGTGGAAAGGAATGGTCATGGGTCAATATCATTGGTAAATAtccaaattatttttgtgtatttttttatgcaagTAATGACGAGAGACAAGTGACCAAGTTAAGAACCAGTGGATTGTGCTTGAAAAGACTTATTTTGATCTAGACCATCCACATAAAGTGACAAAATCAGTTGGATAAGTATTGGAATGAAATTAGTGGTGGTGATGATGCTCAAACGTCGGCCATACGAATTCTCATCCAGAGAACAAGTGCATGCTTCAGAGAGACCTATTTTCCTGTAAATTCTGCTCAGGCACAGAGCATAGCAGAGAGTCTCGTGCGGTATACGGTCCCAACGAAACCTCTACTAAAAATTTGCGTCCAACTTGAGGGCATTGTACGGTGTCCCGTACGGTATATAGCCGTTGTGATCTTTACATCAAAGTTTGGAAATAACCTCATTAcaagttttcaaaaaaaaaatatatatatatatatatatatgaaaaactcactaataattttcaatataaatcttaaaaatatatatatttagaaactagaaaattatgattttatgttaCTCTAGGAATCCTGagttcatttttcatttcttcctgAGAAAGAACAAGGAACTGcttttaataaaaacaacaattagaaaaaatgaaaaaaagtacGAAACTGAAGATTTGGATGAAAACCACTGACCCAAATTtccaaaagccaaaaaaaaaaaaaaaaaaaaaaaaactaaattaaatcaCAGTTTGTCTTATCAAGAGGTAATTGGAGAGCTCACTATTTCTTACTGTCAAGAGGGAGTACCGTATTATCGAGATGtaactgtatataaaaaatcccaaaaataaaagaagggcTCTCAGGAATCAGAAGCAAGCAAAGTCTTTCCTCGACAATGGCAATACCCCAAAACAGCTCAAGAAAAAATTCATTAGGAAGCAGTAATCGGAGAGCTCACTGGAGAGTGGAAACAGACAAACGGACCGACTGACAGCAAAGAATAGAAATGGAATTACCATTTTTTCTCAGTTTTCAAGTTATTTACGAAAATGCCTTTTATATGTATTTCGGATCAGAATAAGCATTCCAACTAGAATAGATTGAAACAGGCCGGAAGGGCCGGAATTTAATCTAGAACGGAATATCCACTTAAGCAAGCCGGTTAGTATTTGGGTACAGTAATTCCAGCCGTTTCAGGTACGGAACGAAACTAAATACATTGGTTTGCATTTCTACTTAGGGGTAGACTTGGACATGCTAGAGAATTTGTGaatggtaataaaataatttataaataataataagataatatgaattaaattctgtttaaatagtgagttgaaataaattaaattgatataaaaattaaataaaatattattaaaatattatttttactattattattattttaagattaaaaaaaattaaattttttattatattatgtgaaaatttgaaaaaattataatgatgagacgaaataaaacattttttatatccaaaccaTTTGTTTGAAATCAGGCCTTAATGttttctgaaattttgaaaaataagaaataaaaagttaaattaaaaatatttttaaagttaaaatattgttagactataattttttaatattattttcatttagagattgaaatttttttttattttttattgatagtttgagaaaattataattattaatttaaaaatatttgtgttttgagtGATTTTGAGAAGGAGATGTGATGATACGAGAATagaattgaattttaaaatgaaaactttttccaaataagccctttaaaatcaaagaacctattaaatattatagataaaattaaCCAGATGGATGGTAATTAGAAAATATGAATTTGGGGGATTACACCTAATGAAATTTGAGGCTAGTAATTTagataaagtagaagaagatggatgATGAGAATTACAAATCATTTGATGAAAATGTTGACGGACTAGTGCTTAATCATGAGGATGATTATCTACTTCAGAATTGGATTGTCTTTGCTTATGTTTGCATAGAaaatcaacaccaaaaatcCGCTTTTTCTTTTCGCACATTGCCTTTTGGGAATATTTCGTTGCTTTAGTTTCTGCATACTAAAATTATTAGCAGTGCAACACATGTAAAGCGTCATGACAATATCTAAACCATTGATCAGAATTGGAACCGGTCAGAGACCTTGCAAACGAGGATCAGAATTGGAACTGCATCTCAGAGGTATATCCAAGGTCGTCGAGGTGTGCAGCCATGGCCTTGTTCATGGGTGGTGGTCCACACCTAAGCATCTACAGATCAAGGATCAAAATCAGTAATATTTCAGGGCGCGAAACAAAAATGAAACCTGATCAAATATCACcttactctattttttttctgaaaGTTTGTATAACTTAAATCACAACTAGTTTGGATTGATACGTCTGTCTAAAGTCAATTTGCTTGCATGTTGTTTAAGTTTGTACTCATTTGTTTAAATCTTACAACGTAATTATCTTTTCAGGTGTGTGTCCGCTCATGTGAATGTATGCATATCATCACACGTGTACCATATCAACTACGCCATTCTTCCCACATTCAAAATTCACAAGTACTGACTTAATTTTGAAGCCACTTTGTGATGACATTTGCAAATATTATGTGCCTTGACTTGTCGATCAAATCCAGAGATTCCTTCATTCAGTTGGGATAactttattagtattttttttttccattttctgttTCAGATTTCAAGGCCGCAAATGTGTAAGCACACACACGAGTGAGAGGAAGAAGAGAGGTGCCTATAGCAAGTTAGACAGTTCCAACTatttcaaaaagagaaaaagaaacaactttggaactaaattttgggggaacatattataaaactagTTTTTAGAAGTACATAGTTGGAAAGGTGGAAGAGTCAAGTCCCTTACCTTAATATCAAGCGCTGGTGCAGGGCAATGGTTTTGAATCATCTCCTTTGATATAAAGCCAACACCACCATGCCATACTTCAGGAGGCTAAGGAAGTAACATTTATTCGAGCAGTTAGTCACAACAGGGAAAAATGACATACAACATCGAGATGGAACATCAGCTGGGTTGCCATGGTACAGGATCAGAACCTACCGAACAAGCTAGAATGTTGCAACATTCATCATATCAAGGCTTACCAACAGTATTAATTAACTAACAGTTCGTCAagcaaaatattttgaataaagaAAACCTTCATTGGACAATTCCAACAAGTTTTAAATGACAGGCAAGATACAGTGGTGAGTACGCTTATAATCAAAGAAATGGAGTTTTTTTGAGTAAAATGACGTAAAGATATGGGTTTTGGgaagtttatttaattattcATTGTAAGATTCCATGGTTTTTCTTTTGGTGGGGAgaggggggaggggagggggggcGCAGGAGTTTTGTGTGATACATTCTAAGTGAACAGTCCTACAATTTCAAAACTGTACGTAACAATTTGAAGCACATGGAGGAAGAATACTTTTTGAGACAAGATGCATGATAAAGGATACTAACCTGATTCAAGACATAGTAGACTTTAAAGCGATCAGGGTAGTTAGTAGCAAGACCATCCAATTCTTCCTGCATATATTTAAGAAGGGATTAATCATTTAAGAACTTAATCCAATGAACTGATAGAAAGCACCTTTCTAAGGGAAATGCAAAAATcaaattaagtatttaagttaATCAGTCAAAGTAGCATCctaaaacaaatgaccatcatatcaataaagataataattgcaattttcttttttcagttaAAACAAAAAGATGCCAATCTAAGTGCATAATTCTATTTTGGGGCTTGGGATAAGAATGAATAGATATCATTGTTACATTATCCCAAAACTCATAGCTAAGTCCATTTAACATAGTTCAAGATCATCCTTGAATAAAATGTCAAAACTATTCAGTTCTTCTCATTCCCAATCCTGTAATAAAATTACTCTATGCATGTACAACATCTAAAAGAGTTTGTATAAACTGCAAACCCCTTTACAAAGTGGGCATTGTCTCAAACGGATCCATTTATTGGAACGTCCTTGGGTTACTGAGCATGCCTAACTTCAAAAGCACAAGTTAAAGGAAATGATAGTTTGGTTCACGAGGACCCCATTGAGCCTCAAAAGCTCAAATACTTAAATCCaattagaaaaatgataaagacaAACATACAAGGACACATAATGGTGAGAGTAATAGCAATtacctttaaaagaatatcctCTTCTGTAACATTCGCATAAATAAGGTGCACCTTTGTCCTGTCTTTGGGGTCTTCCAATATGGCTCTAGCAACCTAGAGTATGgtcagaaaaaaatgaaatatgctACTAACACCAAAACCTTATCAAAGATACTATGTCAATAACTTAAAATGAACAAAGTATTCAGCAGAAATTAATTTCTACTCATACTTGGAACATTGGAGTAATTCCAGAGCCTCCAGCAAGCATGCCAAATGCTCTAACTTGACCAGGTTGATACTTGAAACGGCCCTGGTAGCAGTATTATTTGTTAGCCAACttatagaattataaacaaGGAAGCAGCCTTCTATACAGAAGACAAACATGGAAGCAGCCAAAACCAATTTTCAATATTCCCAGGGAGTTGTACCTTGGGACCCTTCACAGCAAGATAATCTCCCACCCGCATCTCACGAAAATGGTGTGACATCCTTCCTTGTGGATACATCTATTTACAGGAAAATTCAAAGCAGAAGACCAATTCAAAAGGGCCAAAACCCAAAATTGTGGGACAGAgattaataaattcaaatctcaaataaaaaaaattcaagcacgAACCTTTATAACTAGTTCAAAGTATCCAACATCAGAATCCAAAGTAGTTGGCGTATATGGCTTTATGACATCCTCTCCTTGGCCATCTTTGCCACTGTTTAAGAACAAAGCTAGTGAAATGAGACAAAACGGGTAAAAAATTATGATCCATCCAATGAATCAACACAAGTGCCAACAAACATTTAAGAAAACATTTCATACACAGCTACTGAATTAGTAAGTGTGGAAAATAATTTGAACTTGCTGCATAAATAGCAACACAAATAAACCTGCAGCTTATATGTTGTCCGATTGGAAGACCAAGAACTGAAGTTGGTGTAGGAAGTTCAAATGTGAACTTTGCCACATTGTGGCTCAATTGTTTGCGCTTTACGAGTTTAAACTTCTTGAAGTTTTCAGGATCTAAGCATCCTGTAAGTGCAAGCCGTGATGTGAGACAGTTTGcagacaaaagaaataaatggatgTAGTTTGCATGGCTGCAGAGCCAATTAGTATTTCAAAAgggaaaaagtaaaaataagggATAATGAAGTTTTTATGTCAATGAATAGATGCATACACAGATAAGCAGGAACCAACAATTACGAAGGTGATTTTAAAGAATgatagaaatatttgcaatgcTTAGCTTCTACAGCATGGAACTTTGCTCCCTGCATCTAAAAAGTAAATAACTAGATACATGTAATCAAATGGTTAActtttttatcaattaattttgaaaagacaaaaataaagacagcaaaaaggaaaaaaaaaaaagcaataaaggatagaagatattttttgataagtaaagaaACAAAGGATAGAGGATAGAGGATATACAAAAATGTCTGCCAGCacaatctttttatttattcctttttcttttttttcttatttaaatagCTTTCCCTGGTTGCTTTGGAAGACTCCAACTTTGGATAATTTAAGGAGGCGGCCGGTTTCAGGAGGGAGAGGGGGAAACCATAGACCATTTGTTACCTCATTATGATGTAGCTAGTGCATTATGCCTGGCTGTCTTTAACCTTCTGAAGATGAAATGGGTAATGCCACACTGGGTGATGGACTTTCTATTGTGCTGGAAAGGACGATTTGATAACCAAAAAAGTAAAGCTCCATTAAAATTGAAGTTGATTTGTCCAATGTGGCACATATGcaaggagagaaaaaatagaagcTTTGAGGATTGTGAGAAGACTGTGGAGGAGCTTAAAGAGTCTCTTTTTAAGAGCACTTTATCAGCTGTTGTCGACATCCATATGTTCTTCCAACTCAAGATTTTAGGCCTTCTTTAACCTCTTTACTCTTTCCAATTAGGTGTATCTGTCGTATGCATCATGTTTACTTAGATTCACTCATGAATAAGctcttatttct
This sequence is a window from Carya illinoinensis cultivar Pawnee chromosome 9, C.illinoinensisPawnee_v1, whole genome shotgun sequence. Protein-coding genes within it:
- the LOC122276399 gene encoding NADH--cytochrome b5 reductase 1; translation: MEFLQTLDTQIIVGVAVALVAIGAGAFYFYSSKKSKGCLDPENFKKFKLVKRKQLSHNVAKFTFELPTPTSVLGLPIGQHISCSGKDGQGEDVIKPYTPTTLDSDVGYFELVIKMYPQGRMSHHFREMRVGDYLAVKGPKGRFKYQPGQVRAFGMLAGGSGITPMFQVARAILEDPKDRTKVHLIYANVTEEDILLKEELDGLATNYPDRFKVYYVLNQPPEVWHGGVGFISKEMIQNHCPAPALDIKMLRCGPPPMNKAMAAHLDDLGYTSEMQFQF